In Malus sylvestris chromosome 15, drMalSylv7.2, whole genome shotgun sequence, a single genomic region encodes these proteins:
- the LOC126604867 gene encoding patatin-like protein 2 gives MSTGLTKRRTVTVLSIDGGGIRGIIPSTLLAFLESKLQELDGPDARVADYFDIIAGTSTGGLVTTMLAAPNKDNRPMFEAKDINNFYLDHTPKIFPQNSRNNFLTSLTSMVGAVMGPKYDGKYLRTLTNELLGDLTLKQTLTTVLIPTFDIKHLQPVIFSTIDAKEIPLKNARLSDICVSTSAAPTYLPAHYFEVKDDEGRTRTFDLVDGGVAANNPTMTAISHINKEMLKHNSEPMDATRLLVLSLGTGAAKHEEKYNAATASNWGLINWFFDNGSTPLVDIFGDASSDMVDLHVSTLFQSVHAKDNYLRIQDDTLIGEEASLDIATEKNLKRLVEIGNALLKKPVSRVNLDTGKYEVSKEEGTYEEALIDFAKRLSEGKKLVDKTIN, from the exons ATGTCGACTGGTTTGACAAAGAGAAGGACGGTGACAGTACTAAGCATTGATGGAGGTGGCATTAGAGGCATAATTCCCAGCACCCTCCTCGCCTTTCTTGAATCCAAGCTTCAG GAATTGGATGGGCCTGATGCAAGAGTCGCAGATTACTTCGACATAATTGCCGGAACAAGCACCGGTGGTCTTGTCACCACCATGCTTGCAGCTCCCAACAAAGACAACAGGCCCATGTTCGAAGCAAAGGATATCAACAACTTCTATTTGGATCACACCCCTAAGATTTTCCCTCAGAATAG TCGTAATAACTTCTTGACATCACTAACAAGTATGGTTGGTGCTGTCATGGGACCAAAATATGATGGAAAGTACCTGCGAACATTGACGAACGAGCTGCTTGGCGATCTCACTCTTAAACAAACCCTAACCACTGTGCTTATTCCAACTTTTGATATTAAGCACCTTCAGCCTGTGATCTTCTCAACCATCGAT GCAAAAGAAATTCCACTGAAAAATGCTAGGCTTTCGGATATCTGCGTTAGTACCTCTGCTGCTCCCACTTATCTCCCCGCTCATTACTTCGAGGTCAAAGATGACGAGGGAAGAACCCGAACTTTTGATCTCGTCGATGGTGGGGTAGCTGCAAACAATCCT ACGATGACGGCCATAAGCCACATAAACAAAGAGATGTTGAAGCATAACTCAGAGCCCATGGATGCGACAAGGTTGCTAGTGCTATCATTGGGCACAGGCGCAGCCAAGCATGAAGAGAAGTATAATGCAGCCACGGCCTCCAACTGGGGTTTGATCAATTGGTTCTTTGACAATGGGAGCACACCTTTGGTAGACATTTTCGGCGATGCAAGTTCCGATATGGTTGACCTTCATGTCTCCACCCTCTTCCAATCCGTCCACGCCAAGGACAACTACCTCCGTATTCAG GATGACACGTTGATCGGCGAGGAGGCATCATTGGACATTGCAACGGAGAAAAATTTGAAAAGGCTTGTTGAGATCGGGAATGCGTTGTTGAAGAAGCCGGTTTCACGGGTGAATTTGGATACCGGAAAGTATGAGGTATCCAAGGAAGAAGGTACCTATGAAGAAGCACTGATTGATTTTGCCAAAAGGCTCTCGGAGGGAAAGAAGCTTGTAGACAAAACAATTAACTGA
- the LOC126601851 gene encoding peptidyl-prolyl cis-trans isomerase CYP40-like has product MGRPRCYLDITIGGELEGRVVVELYNDIVPKTAKNFRALCTGERGIGPHTNAPLYYKVVCFHHVIRGFMIQGGDISAGNGSGGELIYGLKFEDENFDIKHERKWMLSMANKGPDTNGSQFFITTTRTSHLDGKHVAFGKVIKGMGVVRSVEHLNMKDGDLHIEEVVISDCGQLPERADEGVCNFFKDCDVYPDWPVDLDTKPDDISWWVTAVGAIKAIGNQQFKKQDYKMALRKYRKALRYVDICWELEEIDEEANSSLRKTKSQIFTNSSACRLKLGDLDGALLDTDFALRDWEDNVKALFRQGQTYMALNDIDATVESFKKALELEPNDGGIKKELLVAKKKVANRSEHEKKAYSRMFH; this is encoded by the exons ATGGGGAGGCCAAGGTGCTACTTGGACATAACCATTGGAGGAGAGCTAGAAGGAAGAGTAGTAGTGGAACTCTACAATGACATTGTCCCCAAAACAGCTAAGAATTTCAGAGCTCTCTGCACTGGTGAGAGGGGCATTGGCCCCCACACCAATGCTCCTCTGTATTACAAG GTTGTTTGTTTTCACCACGTTATCAGAGGTTTTATGATACAAGGTGGAGACATTTCGGCAGGAAATGGCAGCGGGGGAGAGTTGATTTATGGGTTGAAGTTTGAAGATGAAAactttgacataaagcatgagAGAAAATGGATGTTATCCATGGCTAATAAGGGCCCTGACACCAATGGCTCTCAGTTTTTCATTACCACCACTCGGACTTCCCATCTTGATGGGAAACATGTTGCGTTTGGGAAGGTGATCAAGGGCATGGGCGTGGTTCGTTCGGTTGAACATTTGAACATGAAAGATGGCGACTTGCACATCGAAGAAGTCGTTATTTCGGATTGTGGGCAGCTTCCTGAGAGAGCAGATGAGGGGGTGTGTAACTTCTTCAAAGATTGTGATGTTTATCCTGATTGGCCTGTTGATCTTGATACAAAACCAGATGACATTTCTTGGTGGGTCACGGCTGTGGGTGCTATTAAGGCCATTGGAAACCAACAGTTCAAG AAGCAAGACTATAAGATGGCCCTTAGAAAGTATCGCAAGGCTTTGCGCTACGTGGATATATGCTGGGAGCTGGAAGAAATTGATGAAG AAGCGAACTCCTCTTTGCGAAAGACAAAGTCTCAGATATTTACTAATAGCTCA GCTTGTAGGTTGAAATTAGGAGACCTAGATGGAGCATTGTTGGACACTGACTTTGCATTGCGTGACTGGGAAGACAATGTGAAGGCTTTGTTTCGCCAAGGCCAG ACCTATATGGCACTCAATGACATTGACGCTACAGTTGAAAGCTTCAAGAAGGCACTAGAGTTGGAACCAAATGATG gAGGAATTAAGAAAGAGCTTCTGGTTGCTAAGAAGAAG GTTGCTAATAGGTCTGAGCATGAAAAAAAAGCATATTCAAGAATGTTTCATTGA